One stretch of Verrucomicrobiia bacterium DNA includes these proteins:
- a CDS encoding DUF3368 domain-containing protein: MPANSPIVSDSSVIVFLAAIRQFDLLRQLYSQLLIPDQVFHEVADANAALKGAAELRAAVSAGWIIIKHPSTGPLTPLLTSELDAGEAAAILLALETGATTILIDDAAGRRAAVRLGLKPAGTLGILLAAKNAGKISALKPLLDSLRTEHSFHISEALAQAALSAAGEA, translated from the coding sequence ATGCCCGCGAATTCACCCATCGTCAGTGATTCCTCGGTCATCGTTTTCCTGGCCGCCATCCGGCAATTCGATTTGCTGCGCCAGCTATATTCGCAGCTCCTGATCCCAGACCAAGTTTTCCACGAAGTAGCTGATGCCAACGCAGCCTTAAAAGGAGCTGCTGAACTGCGTGCCGCAGTTTCTGCTGGATGGATCATCATCAAACATCCATCCACCGGTCCGCTCACGCCACTGTTAACCTCAGAGCTGGATGCCGGAGAAGCCGCTGCGATCTTGTTAGCTTTGGAAACCGGTGCCACCACCATTCTGATAGACGATGCCGCTGGACGCCGTGCGGCCGTGCGTTTAGGCCTCAAGCCCGCTGGCACCTTGGGTATTTTGCTCGCCGCCAAAAACGCCGGTAAAATCTCTGCCCTCAAACCACTACTGGACTCCCTGCGCACCGAACACAGTTTCCACATCAGCGAAGCCTTAGCCCAAGCCGCTCTCTCTGCTGCTGGTGAGGCATAA